A part of Myxococcus landrumus genomic DNA contains:
- a CDS encoding Tex family protein, giving the protein MHAYAAELSQELGLKPEQVDRTLALNADGATVPFIARYRKEVTGGLDEVQIQTILDRATERTELDSRRDTILRSVEEQGKLTPELAKALKAAKTRTELEDLYLPFRPKRRTRAAIARERGLEPLADLLWKQDGKRGEDADAKVRAFVNAEKDVPDLAAALAGARDICAERVSEDAGLRRESREVCAKRGSLRSDVVPAKKNEPTKFENYYGHEEPLSQAPSHRVLALLRGEEEGVLKVKLNMPDDEVKALLASRVVTRPQSLFAQELRAAVEDGWERLMGPSLESELRAELKERADKGAIGVFGENLRHLLLTAPAGARAVLALDPGLRTGIKLAMLDNTGSVAETLTLYSERSADERVRAAKLLVAVVQKHKPELIAVGNGTGSREAETFVRDTLKALGVQVPVVSVSEQGASIYSASEVARDEFPDMDVSLRGAVSIGRRLQDPLAELVKIDPKSIGVGQYQHDVDQGLLKKKLGEVVDSCVNAVGVDVNTASPQLLEHVSGVGPSLAKKLVAHRASKGRFTTRRELLKVSGLGPKTFEQAAGFLRVNGPEPLDSSAVHPERYSVVERMAKDLGVEVRALVGNAALVRKIDPKRYLGPDLGELTLKDILSELEKPSRDPRGDFTAPAMREDLRTLEDVKEGMVLQGVVTNVTAFGAFVDVGVHQDGLVHVSQISTKFVKDPSEVVKVGDRLTVRVLSVDLARKRLALSVRAAQEGGTPQPSGRPAVGGATGAPRMTDRGGAGGKGASSQRPSSGPPQGGARSGASSSGSSEKDKKGPEPFNNPFRNLKR; this is encoded by the coding sequence ATGCACGCCTACGCCGCTGAGCTGTCACAGGAGCTGGGTCTCAAGCCCGAGCAGGTGGACCGCACCCTGGCGCTGAACGCCGACGGAGCCACTGTTCCCTTCATCGCTCGCTACCGGAAGGAAGTCACCGGAGGGCTGGACGAGGTTCAAATCCAGACCATCCTGGACCGGGCCACCGAGCGCACCGAGCTGGACTCGCGCCGCGACACGATTCTTCGCTCCGTGGAGGAGCAGGGGAAGCTGACGCCGGAGCTGGCCAAGGCGCTCAAGGCGGCGAAGACGCGCACGGAGCTGGAGGACCTGTACCTCCCCTTCCGCCCCAAGCGCCGCACGCGCGCGGCCATCGCCCGCGAGCGGGGGCTGGAGCCGCTGGCGGACCTGCTGTGGAAGCAGGACGGCAAGCGCGGAGAGGACGCGGACGCGAAGGTGCGGGCGTTCGTCAACGCGGAGAAGGACGTGCCGGACCTGGCCGCGGCGCTGGCGGGGGCTCGCGACATCTGCGCGGAGCGGGTGAGCGAGGACGCGGGGCTGCGGCGCGAGTCGCGCGAGGTGTGCGCGAAGCGGGGCTCGTTGCGCTCGGACGTGGTGCCCGCGAAGAAGAACGAGCCCACCAAGTTCGAGAACTACTACGGCCACGAGGAGCCCCTGTCACAGGCCCCGTCCCACCGCGTGCTGGCGCTCTTGCGCGGCGAGGAGGAGGGCGTGTTGAAGGTGAAGCTCAACATGCCGGACGACGAGGTGAAGGCGCTGCTCGCCAGCCGCGTGGTGACCCGGCCCCAGTCGCTGTTCGCCCAGGAGCTGCGGGCGGCGGTGGAGGATGGCTGGGAGCGGCTGATGGGGCCGTCCCTGGAGTCGGAGCTGCGCGCGGAGCTGAAGGAGCGCGCGGACAAGGGCGCCATCGGTGTCTTCGGTGAGAACCTGCGGCACCTGCTGCTGACGGCGCCCGCGGGCGCGCGCGCGGTGCTGGCGCTGGACCCGGGGCTCCGCACGGGCATCAAGCTGGCGATGCTGGACAACACGGGCAGCGTGGCGGAGACGCTGACGCTGTACTCGGAGCGGAGCGCGGACGAGCGCGTGCGCGCCGCGAAGCTGCTGGTCGCCGTGGTGCAGAAGCACAAGCCGGAGCTCATCGCCGTGGGCAACGGCACGGGCAGCCGCGAGGCGGAGACCTTCGTGCGCGACACGCTCAAGGCCCTGGGAGTGCAGGTGCCGGTGGTGTCGGTGAGCGAGCAGGGCGCGTCCATCTACTCGGCGTCGGAGGTGGCGCGCGACGAGTTCCCGGACATGGACGTGAGCTTGCGGGGCGCGGTGTCCATCGGCCGGCGGTTGCAGGACCCGCTGGCGGAGCTGGTGAAGATCGACCCGAAGAGCATCGGCGTCGGGCAGTACCAGCACGACGTGGACCAGGGGCTCTTGAAGAAGAAGCTGGGCGAGGTGGTGGACTCGTGTGTGAACGCGGTGGGCGTGGATGTGAACACCGCGTCGCCGCAGTTGTTGGAGCACGTGTCCGGCGTGGGCCCCTCGCTGGCGAAGAAGCTGGTGGCGCACCGGGCCTCGAAGGGGCGCTTCACCACGCGGCGGGAGCTCTTGAAGGTGAGCGGGCTGGGGCCGAAGACGTTCGAGCAGGCCGCGGGCTTCCTGCGGGTGAATGGCCCGGAGCCTCTGGACTCGAGCGCCGTGCACCCGGAGCGCTATTCCGTGGTGGAGCGCATGGCGAAGGACCTGGGCGTGGAGGTGCGGGCGCTCGTGGGCAACGCGGCGCTGGTGCGCAAGATTGACCCCAAGCGCTACCTGGGCCCGGACCTGGGCGAGCTGACGTTGAAGGACATCCTCTCGGAGCTGGAGAAGCCCAGCCGGGACCCGCGCGGAGACTTCACCGCCCCGGCGATGCGCGAGGACCTGCGCACGCTGGAGGACGTGAAGGAGGGCATGGTGCTCCAGGGCGTGGTGACGAACGTCACGGCCTTCGGCGCCTTCGTCGACGTGGGCGTGCACCAGGATGGTCTGGTGCATGTGTCGCAAATCTCCACGAAGTTCGTGAAGGACCCCTCCGAGGTGGTGAAGGTGGGGGACCGGCTGACGGTGCGCGTGCTCAGCGTGGACCTGGCGCGCAAGCGGCTGGCGTTGTCGGTGCGCGCGGCGCAGGAGGGGGGAACGCCGCAGCCGTCGGGACGTCCCGCCGTGGGCGGCGCGACGGGGGCGCCGCGCATGACGGACCGGGGCGGTGCGGGAGGCAAGGGCGCTTCGAGTCAGCGCCCCAGCAGCGGTCCTCCCCAGGGCGGTGCGCGTTCGGGCGCCTCCTCCTCCGGTTCGAGCGAGAAGGACAAGAAGGGGCCGGAGCCGTTCAACAACCCGTTCCGCAACCTCAAGCGCTGA
- a CDS encoding GNAT family N-acetyltransferase, whose protein sequence is MSLSDLHLVPARPEHVDYWLTLRAQVSARRYVDTDDDTPDSLLKRILEAGSLEDPRAKGFRWFARYEGQWVGTVSARDVSREQGRAQLGYMMDEAHHGRGLGSRAVGMMLDQLFSLPFLQRLWLTTLAENQASQGLARKVGFTLEGTMRSHGVLRGERKDQQFWGLLRSEWTGRQRG, encoded by the coding sequence ATGAGCCTCTCCGACCTGCACCTGGTTCCCGCGCGGCCCGAGCATGTGGACTACTGGCTGACCCTTCGCGCCCAGGTCTCCGCGCGGCGCTACGTGGACACCGACGACGACACTCCGGACTCGCTGTTGAAGCGCATCCTGGAGGCGGGCTCGCTGGAGGACCCCCGCGCGAAGGGGTTTCGCTGGTTCGCGCGCTACGAGGGCCAGTGGGTGGGCACGGTGTCCGCGAGGGACGTGTCCCGGGAGCAGGGTCGGGCGCAGCTGGGCTACATGATGGACGAGGCGCACCATGGGCGCGGGCTGGGCTCTCGCGCGGTGGGGATGATGCTGGACCAGCTCTTCTCGCTGCCGTTCCTCCAGCGGCTGTGGCTGACGACGCTGGCGGAGAACCAGGCGTCGCAGGGGCTGGCGCGCAAGGTGGGCTTCACGCTGGAGGGGACGATGCGTTCGCACGGCGTGTTGAGAGGTGAGCGCAAGGACCAGCAATTCTGGGGCCTGTTGCGCTCGGAGTGGACGGGGCGTCAGCGCGGGTGA
- a CDS encoding alkaline phosphatase D family protein, which translates to MFDRLNRRSFLQAVVAVAASTSFGCSEEESSRDGSKYFPQSICSGDPRPDSVVLWVRAVDPENAGADTQVRLEVSTNKEFSSLVLDKRFAALASNDHALKVKVTNLSARTTYYYRFTFEKGGETYVTATGRTRTAPAAGDDVAVKFAFASCQDYIGRYYNTWLKLLKLDEDLDFVVFLGDYIYETTGDTSFQTPTSSRSIEFSEPEAALKHGTGSVAFYAANSLSNYRDIYKAIRSDKVIQQVHERYPFIVMWDDHEFSDDNWGPNATYTDGAKLELQVERKKNSERAFFEYIPLDNTQAGEGAIDVASAPVYPNTLIYRDFEFGKNLKMAVSDFRTFRPDHLIPEDAYPGSVAVTAEVLGQFLPGLPAPVQGLLATETFAYVNIDAPEFAAQKAALTGAYVSEAMKAGLTQAEATEKAQAWVKGGQSLFYINQVLKKVNEARAAAGAPAIPLIPTTGAPRGLAYAHMGKAGLFGIQGSRYIVVKPIFDLFAFIRYTLTRGATEDALGQAQQAWLQTQLKANNTWKIIVSSVSMTSMVFDLSQKMDIPDPTLRQTFYFNVDQWDGFPTKKQELLKFVRDNQVQNALFISGDIHASFASMEGGVPSLTAPAISSGSIKELAGMAVIGAGYLQGSAVHRYVVAELNESLAAGNPGMRYVNGDAHGFVILELKGAEALASYHLIPSTEVVKDYSLKTDAELDARFTRVDFRVTNGAITKL; encoded by the coding sequence TTGTTCGACAGATTGAATCGTCGCAGCTTCTTGCAGGCCGTGGTCGCCGTCGCGGCAAGCACCTCGTTTGGATGTTCCGAGGAGGAGTCGTCACGAGACGGTTCGAAGTACTTCCCGCAGTCCATCTGTTCGGGAGACCCGAGGCCGGACAGCGTGGTGCTCTGGGTGCGCGCGGTGGACCCGGAGAACGCGGGCGCGGACACGCAGGTGCGGCTGGAGGTGTCCACGAACAAGGAGTTCAGCAGCCTCGTGCTGGACAAGCGCTTCGCGGCGCTGGCCTCGAATGACCATGCGCTGAAGGTGAAGGTGACGAACCTGTCGGCGCGCACGACGTACTACTACCGCTTCACCTTCGAGAAGGGCGGCGAGACGTACGTGACGGCGACGGGCCGCACGCGCACGGCTCCGGCGGCCGGTGACGACGTCGCGGTGAAGTTCGCCTTCGCCAGCTGCCAGGACTACATCGGCCGCTACTACAACACGTGGCTGAAGTTGCTGAAGCTCGACGAGGACCTGGACTTCGTCGTGTTCCTCGGTGACTACATCTACGAGACGACGGGCGACACGTCGTTCCAGACGCCGACGTCCTCGCGCTCCATCGAGTTCAGCGAGCCGGAGGCGGCGCTCAAGCACGGCACGGGTTCGGTGGCGTTCTACGCGGCCAACTCGCTGTCCAACTATCGCGACATCTACAAGGCCATCCGCTCGGACAAGGTCATCCAGCAGGTCCACGAGCGCTATCCCTTCATCGTCATGTGGGACGACCACGAGTTCTCCGACGACAACTGGGGCCCCAACGCGACGTACACCGACGGCGCCAAGCTGGAGCTGCAGGTGGAGCGCAAGAAGAACTCCGAGCGCGCCTTCTTCGAGTACATCCCGCTGGACAACACGCAGGCGGGAGAGGGCGCCATCGACGTGGCCTCCGCGCCGGTGTACCCGAACACGCTCATCTACCGTGACTTCGAGTTCGGCAAGAACCTGAAGATGGCGGTGTCCGACTTCCGCACCTTCCGTCCGGACCACCTCATCCCTGAAGACGCGTACCCGGGCAGCGTGGCGGTGACGGCGGAGGTGCTGGGGCAGTTCCTGCCGGGCCTGCCCGCGCCGGTGCAGGGCCTCCTGGCGACGGAGACGTTCGCCTACGTGAACATCGACGCGCCGGAGTTCGCGGCGCAGAAGGCCGCGCTGACGGGCGCGTACGTGTCGGAGGCGATGAAGGCGGGCCTGACGCAGGCGGAGGCGACGGAGAAGGCCCAGGCCTGGGTGAAGGGGGGCCAGTCGCTCTTCTACATCAACCAGGTGCTGAAGAAGGTGAACGAGGCGCGCGCGGCCGCGGGTGCGCCGGCGATTCCGCTGATTCCCACGACGGGGGCGCCTCGGGGCCTGGCCTATGCGCACATGGGCAAGGCGGGGCTCTTCGGCATCCAGGGCTCGCGCTACATCGTCGTGAAGCCCATCTTCGACCTGTTCGCGTTCATCCGTTACACGCTCACGCGCGGCGCCACCGAGGACGCGCTGGGCCAGGCGCAGCAGGCGTGGCTCCAGACGCAGCTCAAGGCGAACAACACCTGGAAGATCATCGTCAGCTCCGTGTCGATGACGTCCATGGTGTTCGACCTGTCCCAGAAGATGGACATCCCGGACCCCACGCTGCGCCAGACGTTCTACTTCAACGTGGACCAGTGGGACGGCTTCCCCACCAAGAAGCAGGAGCTCTTGAAGTTCGTCCGGGACAACCAGGTGCAGAACGCGCTGTTCATCTCCGGCGACATCCACGCGTCCTTCGCGTCGATGGAGGGGGGCGTTCCCTCGCTGACGGCGCCCGCGATTTCGTCCGGCTCCATCAAGGAGCTGGCGGGCATGGCCGTCATCGGCGCGGGCTACCTGCAGGGCAGCGCCGTCCACCGGTACGTCGTCGCCGAGCTGAACGAGTCGCTGGCCGCGGGCAACCCGGGCATGCGCTACGTGAACGGCGACGCGCACGGCTTCGTGATTCTGGAGCTCAAGGGCGCCGAGGCGCTGGCCTCCTACCACCTCATCCCCAGCACCGAGGTGGTGAAGGACTACTCGCTCAAGACGGACGCGGAGCTGGATGCGCGCTTCACGCGCGTGGACTTCCGCGTCACCAACGGCGCCATCACCAAGCTGTAG
- the recA gene encoding recombinase RecA — MAVNQEKEKAIELAMSAVERQFGKGSIMRLGNDEPLMRDVQAISTGSISLDIALGVGGVPKGRIIEIFGPESSGKTTLCLHIVAEAQKRGGICGYVDAEHALDVGYARKLGVRTDDLLLSQPDTGEQALEIAEMLVRSGAIDVLVVDSVAALVPKAELEGEMGDAHMGVQARLMSQALRKLTGTISKSQTCVIFINQIRMKIGVMFGNPETTTGGNALKFYASQRLDIRRIGAIKNGENVVGSRTRVKVVKNKVAPPFKEVEFDIMYGTGISREGDLIDLASNDNIVEKSGSWFSFNGERIGQGRENAKDYLKEHPEVSRAIEAQVLEKYGITKGAAAPAPAAEEAPPEGASEKRQRVKAVK, encoded by the coding sequence ATGGCCGTCAATCAAGAGAAGGAAAAGGCGATCGAGCTGGCAATGTCCGCGGTGGAGCGCCAGTTCGGCAAGGGTTCCATCATGCGGCTCGGCAACGACGAGCCCCTGATGCGCGACGTTCAGGCCATTTCGACGGGCTCGATTTCCTTGGACATCGCCCTGGGCGTGGGCGGCGTCCCGAAGGGCCGAATCATCGAGATTTTCGGCCCGGAATCCTCCGGCAAGACGACGCTGTGTCTCCACATCGTCGCCGAGGCGCAGAAGCGCGGCGGCATCTGCGGCTACGTGGACGCGGAGCACGCGCTGGACGTGGGCTATGCGCGCAAGCTGGGCGTGCGCACCGACGACCTGCTCCTGAGCCAGCCGGACACCGGTGAGCAGGCGCTCGAAATCGCGGAGATGCTGGTGCGCTCGGGCGCCATCGACGTGCTGGTGGTCGACTCCGTGGCCGCGCTCGTTCCCAAGGCGGAACTCGAGGGCGAGATGGGCGACGCGCACATGGGCGTGCAGGCCCGCCTCATGAGCCAGGCGCTGCGCAAGCTCACGGGCACCATCTCCAAGAGCCAGACGTGCGTCATCTTCATCAACCAGATCCGCATGAAGATTGGCGTGATGTTCGGCAACCCGGAGACGACCACGGGCGGCAACGCGCTGAAGTTCTACGCGTCCCAGCGCCTGGACATCCGCCGCATCGGCGCCATCAAGAACGGCGAGAACGTGGTGGGCAGCCGCACGCGCGTGAAGGTGGTGAAGAACAAGGTCGCGCCTCCGTTCAAGGAGGTCGAGTTCGACATCATGTACGGCACGGGCATCTCGCGTGAGGGTGACCTCATCGACCTGGCCTCCAACGACAACATCGTCGAGAAGAGCGGCAGCTGGTTCTCCTTCAACGGGGAGCGCATCGGCCAGGGCCGGGAGAACGCGAAGGACTACCTCAAGGAGCACCCGGAGGTGTCGCGTGCGATTGAGGCCCAGGTGCTGGAGAAGTACGGCATCACCAAGGGCGCGGCCGCGCCGGCTCCCGCCGCGGAAGAGGCTCCCCCCGAGGGCGCCAGCGAGAAGCGCCAGCGCGTGAAGGCCGTGAAGTAG
- the glmS gene encoding glutamine--fructose-6-phosphate transaminase (isomerizing), which yields MCGIVGYVGDKESAPILVSGLKKLEYRGYDSAGVAVINRNQLNVVRATGKLRNLENRVVADQPQGNIGIGHTRWATHGRPSDENAHPHTYKNVAVVHNGIIENHLALKEQLRAKGHVFSSETDTEVFAHLISDELEAGKELPDAVRGALAQVKGTYALAVVSATDPHRIVCTKNASPMVLGLSEGQNFIASDVPAVLEHTRDIVYMEEGDLAVVTANGVDIFTRTGQKANRPTRRIDWTPMMAEKGGHKHFMHKEILEQPRAVADTVRGRMLLTEGDVHFEGWNLTPEKVRSLSKITILACGTSWHSGVAGKHMIETLARLPVEVELASEFRYRDPIVESSHLAVAISQSGETADTLAAFKEAKSRGATAIAICNVIGSAMTREAEFSVMTNAGPEIGVASTKAFTTQLVALYLLAVKLGRMRGTLSVAAAQEHLTHLTQIPKMIEDVLKCEPAVKRVAREFMNAQDFLFLGRGPMHPVALEGALKLKEISYIHAEGYAGGEMKHGPIALIDEKMPVVVIAPKQPHVAYEKIIGNIEEVRARGGQVIAVIDEDDAQVGGLANHVIRIPAACALLAPVVATIPLQLLAYHVAEMRGNDVDQPRNLAKSVTVE from the coding sequence ATGTGCGGGATTGTTGGTTACGTCGGTGACAAGGAATCGGCCCCCATCCTGGTGTCGGGGCTGAAGAAGCTCGAGTACCGGGGCTATGACTCGGCGGGCGTCGCGGTGATCAACCGCAATCAGCTCAACGTGGTGCGCGCCACGGGGAAGCTGCGCAACCTGGAGAACCGGGTCGTCGCGGACCAGCCGCAGGGCAACATCGGCATCGGCCACACGCGGTGGGCCACGCACGGGCGCCCCTCGGATGAGAACGCGCACCCGCACACGTACAAGAACGTCGCGGTGGTGCACAACGGCATCATCGAGAACCACCTGGCGCTGAAGGAGCAGCTTCGCGCGAAGGGGCACGTCTTCTCGTCGGAGACGGACACGGAGGTCTTCGCCCACCTCATCTCGGATGAGCTGGAGGCCGGCAAGGAGTTGCCGGACGCGGTGCGCGGGGCGCTGGCGCAGGTGAAGGGCACGTACGCGCTGGCGGTGGTGAGCGCGACGGACCCCCACCGCATCGTCTGCACGAAGAACGCGTCGCCCATGGTGCTGGGGCTGAGCGAGGGGCAGAACTTCATCGCCAGCGACGTGCCCGCGGTGCTCGAGCACACGCGCGACATCGTCTACATGGAGGAGGGTGACCTGGCCGTCGTCACCGCCAACGGCGTGGACATCTTCACCCGCACGGGCCAGAAGGCGAACCGGCCCACGCGCCGCATCGACTGGACGCCGATGATGGCGGAGAAGGGTGGCCACAAGCACTTCATGCACAAGGAAATCCTCGAGCAGCCTCGCGCTGTCGCGGACACCGTGCGTGGCCGGATGCTGCTGACGGAGGGCGATGTCCACTTCGAGGGCTGGAACCTCACGCCCGAGAAGGTGCGCTCGCTGTCGAAAATCACGATTCTCGCGTGCGGCACGTCGTGGCACTCGGGCGTGGCCGGCAAGCACATGATTGAGACGCTGGCGCGGCTGCCGGTGGAAGTGGAGCTGGCGAGCGAGTTCCGCTACCGCGACCCCATCGTCGAGAGCTCGCACCTGGCCGTCGCCATCAGCCAGTCGGGTGAGACGGCGGACACGCTGGCGGCGTTCAAGGAAGCGAAGTCGCGCGGGGCGACGGCCATCGCCATCTGCAACGTGATTGGCAGCGCGATGACCCGCGAGGCCGAGTTCTCCGTGATGACGAACGCCGGCCCCGAGATTGGCGTGGCGTCCACGAAGGCGTTCACCACGCAGCTCGTCGCGCTCTACCTGCTGGCGGTGAAGCTGGGCCGCATGCGCGGGACGCTGTCGGTGGCGGCGGCGCAGGAGCACCTGACGCACCTGACGCAGATTCCGAAGATGATTGAGGACGTGCTCAAGTGCGAGCCGGCCGTGAAGCGCGTGGCGCGTGAGTTCATGAACGCGCAGGACTTCCTCTTCCTCGGCCGCGGCCCCATGCACCCGGTGGCGCTGGAGGGCGCGCTGAAGCTGAAGGAGATTTCGTACATCCACGCGGAGGGCTACGCGGGCGGCGAGATGAAGCACGGCCCCATCGCCCTCATCGACGAGAAGATGCCCGTGGTGGTCATCGCGCCCAAGCAGCCGCATGTGGCGTACGAGAAGATCATCGGCAACATCGAGGAGGTTCGCGCGCGCGGCGGTCAGGTCATCGCCGTCATCGACGAGGACGACGCGCAGGTGGGCGGGCTCGCCAACCACGTCATCCGGATTCCGGCCGCGTGCGCGCTGCTCGCGCCCGTGGTCGCCACGATTCCGCTGCAGCTCCTGGCCTACCACGTGGCGGAGATGCGCGGGAACGACGTGGACCAGCCCCGCAACCTCGCCAAGAGCGTGACGGTGGAGTAG
- the glmU gene encoding bifunctional UDP-N-acetylglucosamine diphosphorylase/glucosamine-1-phosphate N-acetyltransferase GlmU: protein MLRRMTALSAVVLCAGKGTRMKSKKAKVLHAILGKPLCAYPLKRALELGATSVVPVVGHQAEDVEKELRALFPQAPLRFALQREQRGTADAVRSAEEALKGFSGRVLILYGDVPLLRRETLAGLLAAHDASGGVLAMVTTVLADPTGYGRVLRENGRVVRVVEQKDATPEQRAVRECNAGIYSVDAAFLWKALAEIKPNNAQGEYYLTDLVELAAKQGEVASVEVDATETAGVNDKVELAARARVLQRRINEAHMRAGVTLVDPDTAYIDEDVAVGADTEVGPGVTLMSGSVIGQDVVIGQGCVVSASTVADGAVLKPYSVLEEARVGVRNVIGPFARLRPGTELAEDVHLGNFVETKKAVIGKGTKANHLTYLGDAKIGAGCNVGAGTITCNYDGVNKSLTELGDGVFIGSDTQLVAPVKVGDGAYVGAGTTVTKNVPPGSLAVSRAPQVTKEGWVAAKKARRTAKGA from the coding sequence ATCCTCCGCCGCATGACAGCTCTGTCGGCGGTGGTGTTGTGTGCGGGCAAGGGCACGCGGATGAAGTCGAAGAAGGCCAAGGTCCTTCACGCCATCCTCGGAAAGCCCCTGTGCGCGTATCCCCTCAAGCGAGCGCTCGAGCTCGGTGCCACGTCGGTGGTGCCAGTGGTGGGCCATCAAGCGGAGGACGTGGAGAAGGAGCTGCGCGCGCTGTTTCCACAGGCGCCGCTGCGCTTCGCGCTCCAGCGTGAGCAGCGTGGGACGGCGGACGCGGTGCGCTCGGCGGAAGAGGCCCTGAAGGGGTTCTCCGGCCGGGTGCTCATCCTCTACGGCGACGTGCCGCTCCTGCGTCGCGAGACGCTGGCCGGGCTGCTGGCCGCGCACGATGCGTCGGGCGGAGTGCTGGCCATGGTGACCACCGTGCTGGCGGACCCCACGGGCTATGGCCGCGTGCTGCGCGAGAACGGCCGGGTGGTGCGCGTGGTGGAGCAGAAGGACGCGACGCCCGAGCAGCGCGCCGTGCGCGAGTGCAACGCGGGCATCTACTCCGTCGACGCGGCCTTCCTCTGGAAGGCGCTGGCCGAAATCAAACCCAACAATGCGCAGGGCGAGTACTACCTGACGGACCTGGTGGAGCTGGCCGCGAAGCAGGGCGAGGTCGCCAGCGTGGAGGTCGACGCCACGGAGACCGCCGGGGTGAATGACAAGGTGGAGCTGGCCGCGCGGGCGCGCGTGCTCCAGCGGCGCATCAACGAGGCGCACATGCGCGCGGGCGTCACGCTCGTGGACCCGGACACGGCCTACATCGACGAGGACGTGGCCGTCGGGGCCGACACGGAAGTGGGCCCGGGTGTGACGCTGATGTCAGGTTCCGTCATCGGCCAGGACGTCGTCATCGGCCAGGGCTGCGTGGTGAGTGCCTCCACCGTGGCGGATGGCGCCGTGCTCAAGCCCTACTCCGTGCTGGAGGAGGCGCGGGTGGGCGTGCGGAACGTCATTGGCCCGTTTGCTCGCCTGCGTCCTGGCACCGAGCTGGCCGAGGATGTGCATCTCGGCAACTTCGTGGAGACGAAGAAGGCGGTCATCGGCAAGGGGACCAAGGCCAACCACCTGACGTACCTGGGGGACGCGAAGATTGGCGCCGGCTGCAACGTGGGAGCGGGCACCATCACCTGTAACTATGACGGGGTGAACAAGAGCCTCACGGAGCTGGGGGACGGGGTCTTCATCGGCTCCGACACGCAGTTGGTGGCTCCGGTGAAGGTGGGGGATGGCGCCTACGTGGGGGCGGGAACCACGGTGACCAAGAATGTGCCGCCGGGGAGCCTCGCTGTGTCCCGTGCGCCACAGGTGACGAAGGAAGGCTGGGTGGCCGCGAAGAAGGCGCGCCGCACCGCGAAGGGCGCTTGA